The proteins below come from a single Pyramidobacter porci genomic window:
- a CDS encoding GTPase — MEEKRRCPGCGAVFQGFDENLPGYLVPGKNPDDGVLCKRCFQMKHYGVYRKALLADPGIQKDIRAHALGAAALFLVLDVSRPEISLPDLDWAESMKKPVFVIANKIDLLEPWTTRKEVLQWLSERTGVRQEQILLVSAQNRGDMAELRRHIEETFDAGDRLLFAGAANVGKSTLLGALLKNEMPTVSRLPGTTVGLTEYRMANGPILVDAPGLKGEDPFVPVLCPDCLAALSPKKVFQSSIEVLKTGQTVFWGGLAQLIVADAGERGWVRLGIFAPDSVTIHRTREERIDGLMKEHAGELLVPPCRKCAAKLQTQSWREEQFQIHPEEDLVVPGIGWVALYSGACTAKLRAPAFVKGVRRPWLIPSPARRQQGKKKN, encoded by the coding sequence ATGGAAGAAAAAAGACGCTGTCCCGGCTGCGGAGCCGTTTTTCAGGGTTTTGACGAGAATCTTCCCGGCTATCTTGTGCCGGGCAAGAATCCCGACGACGGCGTGCTTTGCAAACGCTGCTTTCAAATGAAGCATTACGGCGTTTATCGCAAGGCGCTGCTCGCTGACCCCGGGATTCAAAAGGATATCAGAGCTCATGCGCTGGGCGCCGCCGCCCTGTTTCTTGTCCTTGACGTGAGTCGCCCGGAGATTTCCCTGCCCGATCTCGACTGGGCGGAGAGCATGAAAAAGCCTGTCTTTGTCATCGCCAACAAAATCGACCTGCTCGAACCGTGGACGACCCGCAAAGAGGTGCTGCAGTGGCTGTCGGAACGCACTGGCGTCCGACAGGAACAGATTCTTCTGGTCTCGGCGCAGAACCGCGGCGATATGGCCGAACTGCGGCGGCACATCGAGGAGACGTTCGACGCCGGCGACCGGCTCCTTTTTGCCGGCGCCGCCAATGTCGGCAAGAGCACGCTTCTCGGCGCGCTTTTGAAGAATGAAATGCCGACGGTATCTCGGCTGCCCGGCACGACCGTGGGACTGACGGAGTACCGGATGGCGAACGGGCCGATTTTGGTGGACGCTCCCGGTTTGAAGGGAGAGGATCCCTTCGTTCCCGTGCTCTGTCCCGATTGCCTCGCCGCTCTTTCGCCGAAAAAAGTTTTTCAAAGCAGCATCGAGGTGCTGAAAACCGGTCAAACCGTCTTTTGGGGCGGCTTGGCCCAGCTTATCGTCGCGGATGCAGGCGAGCGCGGCTGGGTCCGCTTGGGGATTTTCGCTCCTGACAGCGTCACGATTCATCGCACCCGCGAAGAACGCATCGACGGCCTGATGAAAGAGCATGCCGGCGAATTGCTGGTGCCGCCGTGCCGCAAGTGCGCGGCGAAACTGCAGACGCAGAGCTGGCGTGAAGAGCAGTTTCAGATCCATCCCGAAGAAGACCTCGTCGTTCCCGGCATCGGCTGGGTTGCGCTGTACAGCGGCGCCTGTACGGCGAAGCTGCGCGCCCCTGCGTTCGTGAAGGGAGTCCGGCGTCCCTGGCTCATTCCCTCGCCGGCGCGGCGCCAGCAGGGGAAGAAAAAAAATTAA
- a CDS encoding YebC/PmpR family DNA-binding transcriptional regulator gives MSGHSKWANIKHRKAAQDSKKGNERQKLIKMIIIAAKEGGGDPGMNVRLKAALDRARAASVPNDTITRAIKRGTGELEGVSYEELTYEGYGIDGVAIICESLTDNRNRTTPEIRAILERNGGSMGTAGSVAWNFERKGSITIEGAVDEDQLMEDAIDAGADDVAVNEEGATVTTDPSAMMDIREALEKKGYKVTDTENIFVPKTTVTISDAEKARKMLKLFDLLDSHDDVQNVYANFEFTDEVNEAIANDD, from the coding sequence ATGTCAGGGCATTCGAAGTGGGCAAATATCAAGCACCGTAAGGCTGCGCAGGATTCCAAAAAAGGAAACGAGCGTCAGAAGCTGATCAAGATGATCATCATCGCGGCCAAGGAAGGCGGAGGCGATCCCGGCATGAATGTGCGCCTCAAGGCGGCGCTCGACCGCGCGCGGGCGGCCAGCGTTCCCAACGACACGATCACCAGGGCCATCAAACGCGGCACCGGCGAGCTCGAAGGCGTGTCCTACGAAGAGCTGACGTACGAGGGCTACGGCATCGACGGCGTGGCCATCATCTGCGAGTCGCTGACGGACAACCGCAACCGCACCACGCCCGAGATCCGCGCCATTCTCGAACGCAACGGCGGTTCCATGGGAACGGCCGGCAGCGTGGCCTGGAACTTCGAGCGCAAGGGCAGCATCACCATCGAAGGCGCGGTCGACGAGGATCAGCTGATGGAAGACGCTATCGACGCCGGCGCGGATGACGTGGCCGTCAACGAGGAAGGCGCCACGGTGACGACCGATCCTTCAGCCATGATGGACATTCGTGAAGCGCTTGAAAAGAAAGGCTATAAGGTAACCGACACCGAAAATATTTTCGTCCCCAAGACGACCGTGACGATCAGCGACGCGGAGAAGGCCCGCAAGATGCTCAAGCTCTTCGATCTGCTCGACAGCCACGATGACGTTCAAAACGTCTACGCCAACTTCGAATTTACCGACGAGGTGAACGAAGCCATTGCCAACGACGACTAA
- a CDS encoding TldD/PmbA family protein, whose protein sequence is MAALEDCTQFLSALPGIDGGDLYFQRSASRSLSYSDGKVEEVSSSSSAGCSARLLRGRSSAFAVVSGVERGGAARALAEAARIASVEGGKVPAMNFPIDRVRAFFPENVDFFGETDRCLRAECGWIRQITLSCSANARRYVVVSPEGSHAGEAERCSFAAEVIVERNGRLESGYDAFSMSGDAREFFRKLSAKNVARRALQEALVNLEAVECPTGAMPVLLSEEAGGTIVHEACGHGMEADLVFEEQSSFAGKIGRQVAAEDVTVVDDASLPGLYGSFACDDEGTPSRRTVLIERGILKNYLTDKRCARLYGLPLTGSGRRSSYASLPMPRMSNTFVAEGSSEQGEMIQSVSRGIFVCRMGGGEVNTTTGEFVFDVTQGYLIEDGKITRPVKGASLIGRGIDALMGIRAVGKRLHMEPGMCEKEGQSLPVTDGQPSLLIDGLIVGGTAADR, encoded by the coding sequence ATGGCCGCTTTGGAGGACTGCACGCAGTTTTTGAGCGCTCTGCCCGGCATCGATGGGGGCGATCTGTATTTTCAGCGCTCCGCGTCGCGCAGTTTGTCCTACAGTGACGGAAAAGTCGAAGAGGTTTCCAGCTCTTCGTCCGCTGGCTGTTCTGCCCGTTTGCTGAGAGGCAGGAGTTCGGCTTTTGCCGTGGTTTCCGGCGTCGAACGCGGCGGCGCGGCGCGGGCTCTTGCAGAAGCGGCCCGCATCGCTTCGGTCGAAGGCGGAAAAGTTCCCGCAATGAATTTTCCGATCGACCGCGTGCGGGCGTTCTTTCCGGAGAACGTGGATTTTTTCGGTGAAACTGACCGCTGCCTGCGGGCAGAGTGCGGTTGGATCAGGCAGATCACGCTGTCCTGCTCCGCAAACGCGCGCCGGTACGTCGTCGTTTCGCCGGAAGGAAGCCATGCCGGGGAAGCGGAGCGTTGTTCCTTTGCCGCCGAGGTGATCGTGGAACGCAATGGACGTCTGGAAAGCGGCTATGACGCCTTTTCCATGTCCGGAGACGCCCGTGAGTTCTTTCGGAAGCTTTCCGCGAAAAACGTGGCTCGCAGGGCTCTTCAGGAGGCTTTGGTCAACCTCGAAGCGGTGGAGTGTCCGACGGGCGCCATGCCGGTGCTTTTATCCGAGGAAGCCGGCGGCACCATTGTCCATGAGGCCTGCGGACATGGGATGGAGGCCGATCTCGTGTTCGAGGAACAGTCGTCCTTTGCGGGAAAAATCGGCAGACAGGTCGCGGCGGAGGACGTGACGGTCGTTGACGACGCGTCACTTCCCGGACTTTACGGTTCTTTTGCCTGCGACGACGAAGGGACGCCGTCTCGACGGACGGTTCTTATAGAGCGAGGAATTCTGAAAAACTATCTGACGGACAAACGATGTGCGCGCCTGTATGGCCTGCCCCTGACCGGCAGCGGGCGGCGTTCGTCCTATGCCAGCCTGCCGATGCCGCGCATGAGCAACACCTTTGTGGCCGAAGGAAGCAGCGAGCAGGGCGAGATGATCCAGAGCGTTTCCCGGGGGATCTTCGTCTGCCGCATGGGCGGCGGCGAAGTCAACACGACGACGGGGGAATTCGTTTTCGACGTCACGCAGGGCTATCTGATTGAAGATGGAAAAATAACGCGCCCGGTCAAGGGCGCTTCGCTGATCGGCCGCGGTATCGACGCACTGATGGGAATCCGCGCCGTCGGCAAAAGGCTCCACATGGAGCCGGGAATGTGCGAAAAGGAGGGACAAAGCCTCCCTGTCACAGACGGACAGCCATCGCTGCTGATCGATGGGCTTATCGTCGGAGGGACGGCCGCTGATAGATGA
- a CDS encoding crossover junction endodeoxyribonuclease RuvC produces MPTTTKGLVCLGIDPGIGRLGYGFVCQSGSSYRALTYGCLETPPHQDTSVRIKALYDGVREQIENCSPHFMSVERLYFGQNRTTAEAVWQVRGAVLLLGAQYHLPVVEPKPSEVKLTVCGDGTAEKRQVQLMIQQLLNLPGIPRPDDTADALGIALAGLAIVRSPQYAYGRR; encoded by the coding sequence TTGCCAACGACGACTAAGGGACTTGTCTGCCTGGGGATCGACCCGGGCATCGGTCGCCTCGGATACGGCTTTGTGTGCCAATCGGGAAGCTCCTACCGGGCGTTGACCTATGGGTGTCTTGAGACGCCTCCCCATCAGGATACGTCAGTGAGAATCAAAGCGTTGTATGACGGAGTGAGGGAGCAGATTGAAAACTGCTCCCCTCATTTTATGTCCGTCGAGAGGCTCTATTTCGGACAGAACCGTACGACTGCCGAAGCGGTGTGGCAGGTTCGGGGAGCCGTACTGCTGCTGGGAGCGCAATATCATCTGCCGGTTGTCGAACCCAAACCGTCGGAAGTGAAGCTGACGGTCTGCGGCGATGGCACGGCGGAAAAACGTCAGGTACAGCTCATGATTCAGCAGCTTCTGAATCTGCCGGGAATTCCCCGTCCCGACGACACGGCCGATGCGCTCGGAATCGCGCTGGCCGGCCTGGCGATCGTCCGCAGTCCACAGTATGCCTATGGAAGGAGATAG
- the mltG gene encoding endolytic transglycosylase MltG, with protein MKKILAVLALVFVGAVAAYHWKPSQWRDVFVMPFHKNEKTVQLFLKEGESLRHFAQKIAEENLVADRRNLLYWLGKKGVDRSLRAGGYHISSGPSWYVAEQLKNAEPSYFSAMIVPGALPQKPFSLGSDEAQKAALNDLGNFPAAMRRILPDAAEGRAAFLLPETYSLTEASLSELVKQASAAWYARFGALLTDKDNALRTAVIASLLQREAQIDSEYPVIAGVIENRLAQNMLLQIDASVVYAWYLQKGEMLKRVLFKHLEVDSPYNTYKSAGLPPLPVCVPSAQAWEGALAPEENDFLYYVARGDGSHRFAKTEAEHQKNVLLYRKSK; from the coding sequence ATGAAAAAAATTCTTGCAGTCCTTGCGCTCGTTTTTGTCGGCGCCGTCGCCGCGTATCACTGGAAGCCTTCGCAGTGGAGAGACGTCTTCGTCATGCCGTTCCATAAGAACGAAAAGACGGTTCAGCTCTTCCTGAAAGAAGGAGAATCTCTGCGTCACTTTGCGCAAAAGATCGCCGAAGAGAATCTCGTTGCCGACCGTCGCAATCTGCTGTATTGGCTCGGCAAAAAGGGCGTCGATCGTTCGCTTCGCGCCGGGGGATATCACATCTCTTCCGGCCCTTCCTGGTATGTCGCCGAACAGTTGAAGAATGCCGAACCTTCGTACTTCAGTGCGATGATCGTTCCCGGCGCGCTGCCGCAAAAGCCCTTTTCGCTGGGGAGCGACGAAGCGCAAAAAGCGGCGCTGAATGACCTCGGCAACTTCCCCGCGGCCATGCGCCGCATTTTGCCCGACGCGGCCGAAGGGCGCGCGGCGTTCCTTCTGCCCGAGACCTATTCTCTGACGGAAGCATCTCTATCGGAGCTTGTCAAGCAGGCGTCGGCGGCGTGGTATGCCCGTTTCGGCGCGCTTCTGACCGATAAGGACAACGCGTTGCGAACGGCGGTGATCGCCTCTCTGCTGCAGCGCGAAGCGCAGATCGACAGCGAATACCCTGTGATCGCCGGAGTCATCGAAAACCGGCTGGCTCAAAACATGCTGCTGCAGATCGATGCGAGCGTCGTCTACGCGTGGTATCTGCAGAAAGGCGAAATGCTGAAGCGCGTACTGTTCAAGCATCTCGAAGTGGATTCGCCGTACAATACCTATAAGAGCGCGGGCCTTCCGCCGCTTCCTGTCTGCGTTCCCTCGGCCCAAGCCTGGGAAGGCGCGTTGGCACCCGAGGAGAACGATTTTCTCTATTACGTGGCCCGCGGCGACGGAAGCCATCGTTTCGCCAAAACGGAAGCCGAGCACCAGAAGAACGTGCTGCTCTATCGCAAAAGCAAATAA
- the nadE gene encoding NAD(+) synthase — MRDARKLIDAIEKWMSQIISASGAGGAVVGLSGGIDSAVAAALLKGALGTERVITVYMPCHSIPLDGEHARLTAEALGVKMLTVDLSETFDVYRRTIDPVMEPSTLAAANIKPRLRMITAYSIAQTLGYLVCGTGNKDELTVGYFTKYGDGGSDFMPLADLTKAEVRAIAREVGVPPPVVEKPPSAGLWEGQTDEQEMGLSYEVLDAYVSGQPVDEKSRREIERRRRISEHKRKMPPICVIGAV; from the coding sequence GTGAGAGACGCCAGAAAATTGATCGACGCCATCGAAAAATGGATGAGCCAGATTATTTCCGCTTCCGGAGCCGGCGGCGCCGTAGTCGGACTGAGCGGCGGCATCGACTCGGCCGTGGCGGCGGCGCTGCTCAAAGGAGCGCTCGGGACGGAGCGCGTGATAACGGTGTATATGCCGTGCCACAGCATTCCTCTTGACGGAGAGCACGCGCGCCTGACCGCCGAGGCGCTGGGAGTGAAAATGCTGACGGTCGATCTGTCGGAGACTTTTGACGTCTACCGGCGCACGATCGATCCGGTCATGGAACCTTCCACGCTGGCGGCCGCCAATATCAAGCCACGTCTGCGCATGATCACGGCATATTCCATTGCGCAGACGCTTGGGTACCTGGTGTGCGGTACGGGCAACAAGGACGAGCTGACCGTGGGCTACTTTACCAAATACGGAGACGGCGGCAGCGACTTTATGCCTCTGGCCGATCTGACCAAGGCCGAGGTGCGCGCGATCGCGCGCGAAGTGGGCGTGCCGCCTCCGGTGGTCGAAAAGCCGCCGTCGGCAGGACTCTGGGAAGGGCAGACCGACGAACAGGAAATGGGGCTGTCCTACGAAGTTCTCGACGCCTATGTTTCCGGACAGCCGGTCGATGAGAAGAGCCGCAGGGAAATCGAGCGGCGCAGACGTATTTCGGAGCACAAAAGAAAAATGCCGCCAATCTGCGTTATCGGCGCAGTTTGA
- the ruvA gene encoding Holliday junction branch migration protein RuvA produces MLASIRGTVVEKSEFTVVVECNGLGVEVLLTRRAAERCELGAQVFLYTLLQIGDAGIALYGFADDTERRTFKLMILTKGVGGKAAISILQYLSPAEIVAAVEQNDIRLLTSVPGIGKKTAERICFELSDRIHKKGFIQLTGELHGAPAGDQQAAAGVLDALESLGFDRASAVRAYKSVVAEQGESLGESEAIMSCLRILQPRK; encoded by the coding sequence ATGCTTGCCAGCATCAGAGGAACGGTTGTAGAGAAGTCCGAGTTTACGGTTGTCGTCGAGTGCAACGGGTTGGGCGTGGAGGTCCTTTTGACGCGTCGGGCAGCGGAGCGGTGCGAACTCGGAGCGCAGGTATTTCTTTACACACTGCTGCAGATCGGCGACGCCGGCATCGCCCTTTACGGTTTCGCCGACGATACCGAGCGCCGGACGTTCAAGCTGATGATTCTGACCAAGGGCGTGGGCGGCAAGGCGGCCATTTCCATCCTTCAGTATCTTTCCCCTGCGGAGATCGTCGCGGCCGTGGAGCAGAACGACATCAGACTGCTTACTTCGGTGCCGGGAATCGGCAAAAAAACGGCCGAACGCATCTGTTTCGAACTTTCCGACCGCATTCATAAAAAAGGCTTTATCCAGCTGACGGGCGAGCTGCACGGTGCGCCTGCCGGCGATCAGCAGGCGGCCGCCGGCGTGCTCGACGCTCTTGAATCCCTGGGATTCGACCGAGCCTCGGCTGTGCGCGCCTACAAGTCGGTTGTGGCTGAACAGGGAGAGTCTCTTGGCGAAAGCGAGGCCATTATGAGCTGCCTTCGCATCCTTCAGCCCCGTAAGTGA
- a CDS encoding SpoIID/LytB domain-containing protein → MRTVILARRRLRRHRISWNCCKKIFLAVFFFSLCLAAEAQARWIRVGLVTAPSAPISGRGLSGKDGGGRRFSLPASFSAHARGSNVVIQGKSYVSPVIVSSPHQIRCGKVSYEGELVLRARGSQITVINRLDVEKYLRGVLGYEINPQWGMEVLKAQAVISRTYALAQMGRHEASGYDVCTTDHCQVYRGTNVLHASTDRAIAQTRGQVLTYKGGLAHTFFCSDSGGATADVSDVWGKSVPYLIVRKEPFPSESPKARWEASLSAGEIQNALAKKGRSVGTLSQIAIERRDAAGRAATLRFTGSAGSSVLSSAAFRTLIGAKKVRSTFFEFSSEGPRMTDVPDPAQRREAPHAARKIAFDTTPLTAAEDAQLKALIEQKKFNVDERLDMILYPERRRNYLYKALGVEAPETEREREPLEQPAEPAKRIPNPSRTGVFANLTGGSVTLYGRGWGHGVGLSQWGAKAMADRGWSAERILEFYYPGTVIQKR, encoded by the coding sequence ATGCGTACCGTTATCTTGGCAAGACGCCGCCTCAGGCGGCACCGGATCAGCTGGAACTGCTGTAAAAAGATTTTTCTCGCCGTGTTTTTTTTCTCGCTGTGCCTTGCGGCTGAAGCTCAGGCGCGCTGGATTCGCGTAGGTCTCGTGACCGCGCCTTCCGCGCCGATTTCCGGACGCGGCTTGAGCGGCAAGGACGGCGGCGGCCGCCGTTTTTCGCTGCCGGCGAGTTTCAGCGCTCACGCGCGCGGCTCGAACGTCGTCATTCAGGGAAAAAGCTATGTTTCGCCTGTGATCGTGAGCTCGCCGCATCAGATCCGCTGCGGCAAGGTCAGCTATGAAGGCGAGCTGGTGCTGCGGGCCCGCGGCAGTCAGATCACGGTGATCAACCGGCTTGACGTTGAAAAATATCTTCGCGGCGTTCTCGGCTACGAGATCAATCCGCAATGGGGCATGGAAGTTCTCAAGGCGCAGGCGGTGATCTCCAGGACCTACGCGCTGGCGCAGATGGGACGTCACGAAGCCAGCGGTTATGACGTTTGCACGACCGATCATTGTCAGGTCTATCGCGGCACGAACGTGCTCCACGCTTCGACGGACCGCGCGATCGCGCAGACCCGCGGCCAGGTCTTGACGTACAAGGGCGGTTTGGCGCACACCTTTTTCTGTTCCGACAGCGGCGGCGCCACCGCTGATGTCAGCGACGTGTGGGGCAAAAGCGTCCCCTATCTGATCGTTCGCAAAGAGCCCTTCCCCTCCGAATCCCCCAAGGCTCGCTGGGAGGCCTCTCTGTCGGCGGGCGAGATCCAGAACGCTCTCGCCAAAAAAGGCAGAAGCGTGGGGACGTTGTCGCAGATCGCCATCGAGCGGCGGGACGCTGCCGGGCGCGCGGCAACGCTGAGATTTACGGGCTCTGCGGGAAGCTCCGTGCTCAGCAGCGCGGCCTTTCGCACCCTGATCGGCGCTAAAAAGGTGCGCAGCACGTTCTTTGAGTTTTCCTCCGAAGGCCCGCGTATGACCGACGTGCCCGATCCCGCTCAGCGCCGCGAAGCGCCTCATGCCGCGAGAAAAATCGCCTTTGACACGACGCCTCTGACGGCGGCTGAAGACGCGCAGCTCAAGGCGCTGATCGAGCAAAAGAAATTCAATGTCGACGAGCGACTGGACATGATCCTCTATCCCGAACGGCGCCGAAATTACCTGTATAAAGCTTTGGGCGTTGAGGCGCCGGAAACGGAGCGGGAACGGGAACCGCTCGAACAGCCGGCGGAACCGGCGAAGCGCATTCCGAATCCGAGCCGGACGGGAGTTTTCGCCAACCTTACCGGCGGCAGCGTCACACTATATGGGCGTGGCTGGGGGCACGGCGTCGGCCTCTCGCAGTGGGGGGCTAAAGCCATGGCGGATCGGGGCTGGTCGGCGGAGAGAATACTTGAGTTTTATTATCCCGGCACGGTAATCCAAAAGAGATGA
- the queA gene encoding tRNA preQ1(34) S-adenosylmethionine ribosyltransferase-isomerase QueA has product MTQCNFFDINTYDYELPPELIAQKPAQPRDRCRLLAVRRADGELFHQRFHDILQWLRPGDVLVRNDTRVMAARVEGVKVNGSAHVEVLLLRPEDDGEKCWEALVRPGRKLPEGARVRLDGDVVVTIGAVKSEDGVRRVIFPADCDVRALAEANGSMPLPPYIHERSSRPEDYQTVYAKDPRSAAAPTAGLHFTRDLLRKVADCGVTIADITLEVGLGTFRPVKTEDIRRHHMHAERCLVSQDAYDKIVMAKKNGGRVVALGTTVVRTLEGMAATSAGLHPGMLETDLFIYPGFEYKVVDALITNFHLPKSTLMMLVAAFAGYDLTMKAYAEAVKERYRFFSFGDAMMIV; this is encoded by the coding sequence ATGACGCAATGTAACTTTTTTGACATCAATACCTATGATTATGAACTCCCGCCCGAGCTGATCGCGCAGAAACCGGCGCAACCCCGCGACCGCTGCCGTCTTCTGGCCGTACGCCGTGCGGACGGAGAACTGTTTCATCAGCGTTTCCATGATATTCTTCAGTGGCTTCGCCCCGGCGATGTCCTTGTGCGCAACGACACGCGCGTTATGGCCGCGCGCGTCGAAGGCGTGAAGGTCAACGGCAGCGCCCACGTGGAGGTACTTCTGCTGCGTCCGGAAGACGACGGCGAAAAATGCTGGGAGGCCTTGGTTCGCCCTGGCCGCAAGTTGCCCGAGGGAGCGCGGGTACGCCTTGACGGCGACGTCGTGGTCACGATCGGCGCCGTCAAAAGCGAAGACGGCGTGCGCCGCGTCATTTTCCCCGCTGACTGCGATGTGCGCGCCTTGGCTGAGGCAAACGGCTCGATGCCGTTGCCTCCTTATATTCATGAGCGCTCGTCGCGCCCCGAGGATTATCAGACCGTTTATGCGAAGGATCCTCGTTCTGCGGCGGCGCCGACGGCCGGCCTCCATTTTACTCGAGATCTGCTCCGGAAAGTCGCCGACTGCGGCGTGACGATTGCCGACATTACGCTCGAAGTCGGGCTGGGAACGTTTCGCCCCGTCAAAACGGAGGACATTCGAAGGCATCATATGCATGCCGAACGCTGCCTCGTTTCTCAGGATGCCTATGACAAGATCGTCATGGCCAAGAAGAACGGGGGGCGCGTCGTCGCCCTCGGCACGACCGTGGTGAGAACTCTCGAAGGCATGGCCGCCACCTCCGCGGGGCTTCATCCGGGCATGCTGGAAACGGACCTCTTCATCTATCCTGGGTTTGAATACAAGGTCGTGGATGCGCTGATCACGAATTTCCATCTTCCCAAAAGCACGCTGATGATGCTGGTTGCGGCCTTTGCGGGGTATGACCTGACCATGAAAGCATACGCCGAAGCGGTGAAGGAACGATATCGCTTCTTTTCGTTCGGCGACGCGATGATGATCGTATAA
- the ruvB gene encoding Holliday junction branch migration DNA helicase RuvB, with translation MDKENIRRGFDLPPLDELKEREDERGLRPLQLSDFNGQSEIKSKLEVYIQAAKKREEALDHLLFYGPPGLGKTTLAGIIAHEMDSELRVTTGPALEKPGDLAAILSNLQDHDVLFIDEIHRMSATIEEVLYSAMEDFTLHIIVGKGPLARSICLNLPHFTLVGATTRLGLLSAPLRARFGIVEQLRLYTPEELCVILDRGAGVMNMKVEPDACRAIAGRSRGTPRIALRLLRRVRDFAEVAGVPTVEAALAERAMDTLGLDSLGLDDGDRKILDAIVSLFDGGPVGLSTLAAALNEEPQTIEDIYEPYLIQKGMIERTPRGRKATENAYRYLGKTPPQAAPDQLELL, from the coding sequence TTGGACAAAGAAAACATTCGTCGCGGCTTTGATCTGCCGCCGCTTGATGAGCTCAAAGAGCGGGAAGACGAGAGGGGCCTTCGCCCCCTGCAGTTATCCGATTTCAACGGCCAGTCGGAGATAAAATCCAAGCTGGAAGTCTATATCCAGGCCGCAAAAAAGCGCGAAGAAGCGCTGGATCATCTTCTCTTTTACGGGCCTCCCGGCTTGGGGAAGACGACCCTGGCCGGCATCATCGCCCATGAAATGGACAGCGAGCTGCGGGTGACGACGGGGCCGGCGCTGGAGAAGCCCGGCGATCTCGCCGCGATCCTCTCGAACCTTCAGGATCACGACGTGCTTTTCATCGACGAGATCCACCGCATGTCCGCGACGATCGAAGAAGTGCTGTACTCCGCCATGGAGGACTTCACGCTGCACATTATCGTCGGCAAGGGGCCGCTGGCGCGCAGCATCTGCCTGAACCTGCCGCATTTCACGCTGGTGGGGGCCACGACCCGTCTGGGACTGCTCAGCGCGCCGCTGCGCGCCCGGTTTGGCATCGTCGAGCAGCTGCGGCTTTATACGCCGGAGGAGCTGTGCGTGATTCTCGACCGCGGCGCGGGCGTGATGAACATGAAGGTGGAGCCCGACGCCTGCCGCGCGATCGCCGGCCGTTCGCGCGGGACGCCGCGGATCGCCCTGAGGCTGTTGCGCCGCGTCCGCGACTTTGCCGAGGTGGCCGGCGTACCGACCGTTGAGGCAGCTTTGGCGGAACGGGCGATGGATACGCTCGGGCTTGACAGCCTTGGCCTGGACGACGGCGACCGCAAAATACTCGACGCCATCGTCAGCCTTTTCGACGGCGGTCCCGTGGGGCTTTCGACCCTTGCCGCAGCGCTGAACGAGGAACCTCAAACGATCGAAGACATTTACGAGCCCTATTTGATTCAAAAGGGCATGATCGAACGCACCCCTCGAGGGAGGAAAGCAACGGAAAATGCGTACCGTTATCTTGGCAAGACGCCGCCTCAGGCGGCACCGGATCAGCTGGAACTGCTGTAA